A DNA window from Shewanella baltica contains the following coding sequences:
- a CDS encoding ATP-binding protein produces the protein MSKRAIVWQVLNSLKARLVASALLFILVLLPLIGVALNDAFTEQVKSATKNELSAYVYSILAVTEVENKQISIPELVLENRFNLIQSGLYAIATTEDASGKQTIVWHSQSFMGMVPPPHFTIPATGQSDFEQIELAEQPHLIYSFSVSFASQNQNVPVTIHIIKDEREFQQQIDQFNQQLWTWLLILMFVMLVFQLSWLVWTLRPLARFTQELHSVEQGKSMQLSSQYPTELQAVARQLNILLNTEQTQRKRYRNALADLAHSLKTPLAVIKSQADLSEASSEQVSVISRIIGHQLKRAQTAAAASWHLGIRVDDVAAKLLRTLAKIYREPQINLSGEMADEAVFKGDEADLTEILGNVLDNACKAAKSTVKLTVTGDAYQLLICIEDDGPGISEALQNQIFERGIRADSYHQGNGIGLAIVRDLVDSYNGRISVSRSETLGGAKFSISFVHSI, from the coding sequence ATGAGTAAACGTGCCATTGTGTGGCAAGTATTGAACTCCCTTAAAGCGCGCTTAGTTGCCAGTGCATTATTGTTTATCTTAGTGTTATTGCCTTTGATCGGCGTCGCCTTAAACGATGCCTTTACCGAGCAAGTTAAAAGCGCGACCAAAAATGAACTCAGCGCCTATGTCTATTCGATACTCGCGGTGACGGAAGTCGAGAATAAACAAATATCTATCCCAGAATTAGTACTCGAAAATCGTTTTAACCTCATTCAATCTGGGCTGTATGCCATTGCGACCACTGAAGATGCCAGCGGCAAACAAACGATCGTGTGGCACTCGCAATCTTTTATGGGCATGGTGCCACCGCCACATTTTACCATCCCAGCAACGGGTCAAAGTGACTTTGAGCAAATCGAGCTCGCCGAACAACCCCATTTGATTTATAGCTTTAGCGTCAGTTTCGCCAGTCAAAATCAAAACGTGCCTGTGACGATTCACATCATCAAGGACGAGCGCGAATTTCAGCAGCAAATCGATCAATTCAACCAACAGCTTTGGACTTGGCTGCTGATCCTCATGTTCGTCATGCTCGTGTTCCAACTGAGCTGGCTAGTGTGGACGCTGCGGCCATTGGCACGCTTTACCCAAGAATTACACTCCGTCGAGCAAGGTAAGTCGATGCAGCTAAGTAGTCAGTACCCCACTGAACTACAAGCGGTTGCGCGGCAGCTCAATATTTTGCTCAATACCGAACAAACCCAGCGCAAACGCTATCGTAATGCCTTGGCCGATCTTGCCCACAGCCTCAAAACACCGCTGGCGGTGATCAAGAGTCAGGCCGACTTAAGCGAAGCCTCCAGCGAGCAAGTGTCGGTGATCAGCCGCATTATTGGCCACCAGTTGAAACGCGCCCAAACGGCAGCGGCAGCCTCGTGGCATTTAGGGATTCGCGTCGATGACGTCGCCGCTAAGTTATTACGCACCTTAGCTAAAATTTATCGCGAGCCGCAAATCAACCTCAGCGGCGAGATGGCAGACGAAGCAGTATTCAAAGGTGATGAAGCGGATCTCACGGAAATTCTCGGTAACGTGCTCGACAACGCCTGCAAAGCGGCAAAGTCCACGGTTAAATTAACCGTGACCGGCGATGCCTATCAATTGCTGATCTGCATCGAAGATGATGGGCCAGGGATCAGTGAGGCGCTGCAAAATCAAATCTTTGAACGCGGTATTCGCGCTGATTCCTATCATCAAGGTAATGGTATTGGGCTTGCGATCGTGCGCGATTTAGTCGACAGCTATAACGGCAGAATTTCAGTCTCACGTTCAGAAACCTTGGGCGGCGCCAAGTTCAGCATCAGCTTCGTGCATTCTATTTAA
- a CDS encoding DUF3300 domain-containing protein, producing MNRLHRWNWLVLTAALVALPFTTTAQAAGVSVSQGSSTAASQAELEQMLAPIALYPDSLLTHILIASTYPLEIVQAQRWLTQRPKSSVDQLMSQAEDQDWDPSVKALLAFPTLLQKMSEDLDWTQRLGEAFLEDEGQVMNSIQSLRQQADKANSLADMDNMAITRANNQIIIEPAKREIVYVPYYDPRVVYGTWRWGVAYPPVYWEFGGYAGYPYRPSHNHFYWSPGIHISFNYFFSSFHWHNHKVVVIDYRHSHRYRPRERYTVSYGAQPWKHKPEHRRGVSYHNPVVKQRYYNEDKYRGRDSHSSGSKQHFNSQYSKSKERQDTHSNQSNMSNQGHKSRDNKDYHNASRERDNRAPSYQKTQAELKERRSATMVQTPTHKERNDAQSRPVQPKPMPSKEPQQRQYQTRESQPRNVDQQRTQPQRQENPRAATPRVETPRPETRRAEPQRIEQPRQAAPRQREEVRVRQSEPRQNAQTARSVEHNQGRSTQSQERRHRE from the coding sequence ATGAACAGACTACATCGATGGAATTGGCTAGTGTTAACGGCGGCATTAGTGGCCTTGCCTTTCACTACCACAGCCCAAGCTGCGGGCGTATCTGTGAGCCAAGGCTCGAGCACTGCGGCAAGCCAAGCCGAACTCGAACAAATGCTGGCGCCTATTGCACTGTATCCCGATAGCTTATTGACCCACATACTTATTGCCTCAACTTATCCACTCGAAATCGTGCAGGCACAACGTTGGTTAACCCAGCGCCCCAAATCATCAGTCGATCAACTGATGTCGCAAGCCGAAGACCAAGATTGGGACCCGAGCGTCAAAGCTTTGCTGGCCTTTCCGACGCTGCTGCAAAAAATGAGTGAAGATCTCGACTGGACTCAAAGACTCGGTGAAGCCTTCTTAGAAGATGAAGGCCAAGTGATGAACAGCATTCAATCCCTAAGGCAACAGGCTGATAAAGCGAATAGCTTAGCGGACATGGATAACATGGCGATCACCCGCGCCAACAATCAGATCATCATAGAACCCGCTAAGCGAGAAATCGTCTACGTGCCCTATTATGATCCGCGCGTGGTTTATGGCACATGGCGCTGGGGTGTGGCTTATCCCCCCGTGTATTGGGAATTTGGCGGCTATGCTGGCTATCCCTATCGTCCGAGTCATAACCATTTCTACTGGTCACCTGGCATCCATATTTCCTTTAACTACTTCTTCAGTTCATTCCACTGGCACAACCATAAAGTGGTCGTGATCGACTATCGCCATTCACATCGTTATCGCCCACGTGAAAGATACACGGTCAGCTATGGTGCCCAGCCTTGGAAACATAAACCCGAACATAGACGTGGCGTGAGTTACCACAACCCCGTCGTGAAGCAACGCTATTACAACGAAGACAAGTATCGCGGTAGAGATTCACACTCTAGCGGCAGTAAGCAGCACTTCAATAGTCAATATTCGAAGTCAAAAGAACGCCAAGATACCCATAGCAATCAAAGTAATATGAGTAATCAGGGTCATAAGAGTCGTGACAATAAGGACTATCACAACGCCAGTCGTGAACGTGATAACCGCGCACCGAGTTATCAAAAAACGCAGGCCGAGTTAAAGGAACGTCGATCCGCGACTATGGTACAAACGCCGACTCACAAGGAGCGTAATGACGCGCAATCGAGACCCGTGCAGCCAAAGCCAATGCCATCGAAGGAGCCGCAGCAAAGGCAATATCAAACTCGGGAGTCACAGCCGCGTAATGTCGATCAACAAAGGACGCAGCCACAAAGGCAAGAAAATCCAAGGGCTGCGACCCCAAGAGTTGAAACGCCACGACCTGAGACAAGACGCGCAGAACCGCAACGTATTGAACAACCAAGACAAGCAGCACCAAGACAACGCGAAGAAGTGAGAGTAAGACAAAGTGAGCCACGCCAAAATGCGCAAACCGCTCGCTCGGTAGAACATAACCAAGGTCGCTCAACTCAAAGCCAAGAACGCCGTCATAGAGAATGA